Proteins from a single region of Gemmatimonadota bacterium:
- a CDS encoding amidohydrolase/deacetylase family metallohydrolase — translation MPYDLLLKNATVIDPSQNLNAIRDVAIQNATIAALSESITDSARETLDLSGKILTPGWIDIHAHVFAGATTWGIQADALCLATGVTTIVDAGSPGWANFLAFRDFIATPARTQILTFIHISGIGLTYGPIGEMTDIKYADPERTAYVVHTYPETCVGVKVRISKTITGENGIVPLQLAVRAADMSHTPVMVHMGAGVALSDILAELRPGDIVTHCYRGDGDATIGDTILNRQHNIRPEVHQARQQGILFDVGHGGGSFLFETAKKALAQDFLPDVISTDIHSGSINDPVYSLPETASKLLNLGIKLPDIVRQTTTAAAAAIGRSDHLGTLKIGTVADLSAFEIREGEFQFHDVRDNLEIGRKNIHPVLTIRAGKVYRPGPLQEERDETLARAREIRALTSRRFGDLGWTPPGA, via the coding sequence ATGCCCTACGACCTCCTCCTGAAAAACGCCACGGTCATTGATCCCTCTCAGAACCTCAACGCCATCCGCGATGTCGCCATCCAAAACGCCACCATTGCCGCCCTCTCCGAATCCATCACCGATTCCGCCAGAGAAACCCTGGACCTTAGTGGCAAAATCCTCACCCCCGGCTGGATCGATATCCATGCCCACGTCTTTGCCGGCGCAACAACCTGGGGAATTCAAGCCGATGCCCTCTGTCTCGCCACCGGTGTCACCACCATCGTTGACGCCGGCAGTCCCGGCTGGGCCAATTTCCTCGCCTTCCGCGACTTCATCGCCACCCCTGCTCGCACCCAGATTCTCACCTTTATCCACATCAGCGGCATCGGTCTTACCTACGGGCCCATCGGAGAAATGACCGACATCAAATACGCCGACCCCGAACGCACCGCCTACGTCGTCCACACCTATCCCGAAACCTGCGTAGGCGTCAAAGTGCGCATCAGCAAAACCATCACCGGAGAAAACGGTATCGTCCCCTTACAGTTGGCCGTTAGGGCCGCTGACATGTCCCACACACCCGTCATGGTCCACATGGGTGCTGGCGTCGCCCTCTCCGACATCCTGGCCGAACTGCGCCCGGGCGACATCGTCACCCACTGCTATCGCGGAGACGGAGACGCCACCATTGGTGACACCATTTTAAACCGCCAGCACAACATCCGCCCCGAAGTCCACCAGGCCCGCCAGCAGGGAATTCTCTTCGACGTCGGCCATGGCGGCGGCAGTTTCCTTTTTGAAACCGCCAAAAAAGCCCTCGCCCAGGACTTTCTCCCCGACGTCATCAGCACCGACATCCACTCCGGTTCAATCAACGATCCCGTTTACAGCCTCCCGGAAACCGCCTCCAAACTGCTCAACCTGGGCATCAAACTCCCCGACATCGTCCGCCAAACCACCACCGCAGCTGCAGCCGCCATTGGCAGAAGCGACCATCTGGGCACCCTCAAAATCGGCACCGTCGCAGACCTATCGGCCTTTGAAATCCGCGAAGGCGAATTCCAATTTCACGACGTCAGAGACAATTTGGAAATTGGCCGCAAAAACATCCATCCCGTACTCACCATCCGGGCTGGCAAAGTCTATCGTCCCGGACCCCTCCAGGAAGAACGCGACGAAACCCTCGCTCGCGCCCGTGAGATTCGCGCTCTGACCTCCCGACGGTTCGGCGATCTGGGATGGACACCACCCGGCGCATAA
- a CDS encoding GWxTD domain-containing protein produces MKYAIFNLWIVLLLPSAGWATSEVADSLSVLEEAVKVVPKDGNAWVRLGNVYLNAGEIEKADNAFRKGIRYAGSAEAYVGLGRVFMARGRTRARQGLPYFRMARAKDPKSIDAELYLARAKVMLRDLDAEDAFRRVIALAPDYAPVYLELADWYVNNNYEMYYDEIRLLYEKYLRLRPGDVEALYGLAVSYTEEHNYRSVVEIGEMALMKNPGEARLLALLAQAYAGLGDPDRALALFAEYFNVIPAGEQALYKDLQLVARPEELQEYELLPEDERAAFLATFWRKRDLTLISGGLAREAEHYRRVWFARTHFAKAVQPWDRRGEVYIRFGEPDYRSRSHAPNAVPSAEAEAVKERLALDIEGGFVASGEMTAESFFGGVEDEQPVGDYEGVNLVEPVYPVSFNERSVPWESWIYTQVGGGVEFVFVDELLNGKWQFPSLPDGTRMSGERLSALLRIHPGAVLNDVVASTPEYFDLPPGIEPLAFYYDVARFRGEEGKTGVEVYYGVPTLEVGIENENGHVRRSVVISDDEGEEVFRTRDDLYFGGIDSGQLKRGTFVPDVAYLEVPPGTYRMAVHLTDVNSGKWGVYVQDLEAPVFSDSLAMSDLELAWSIGDEERFHDKYLKGDVWVMPMPSRSFVNDRSVFVYYEVYNLQRDEFGQTRYKVSYTIQQDVRSGSSIFGLLSGGFKRLMARNRKPQVAVSYEHVGRDVWEPIHLELDSKKMILGLNQVEVEVTDLSSGQSVKREAIFRLEPPPVAERQRRIQGDDVRQGRGGRRGGERRR; encoded by the coding sequence GTGAAATACGCGATATTCAATTTGTGGATTGTTTTGCTTCTGCCATCCGCGGGATGGGCAACTTCAGAGGTGGCGGATTCGCTGTCTGTTCTGGAGGAAGCCGTGAAGGTTGTGCCAAAAGATGGCAATGCCTGGGTCAGGTTGGGCAATGTGTATCTGAATGCGGGGGAGATCGAGAAGGCCGATAATGCGTTTCGCAAGGGGATTCGATATGCAGGGTCGGCAGAGGCTTATGTTGGTTTGGGGCGGGTGTTTATGGCGCGGGGACGGACGCGGGCGCGACAGGGGTTGCCGTATTTTCGGATGGCGCGGGCAAAGGATCCGAAGTCGATAGATGCCGAGTTGTATCTGGCGCGGGCAAAGGTGATGCTGCGCGATCTGGATGCCGAGGATGCATTTCGCCGCGTGATTGCACTGGCGCCGGATTACGCGCCGGTGTATCTGGAATTGGCGGATTGGTATGTGAATAACAATTACGAGATGTATTACGACGAGATTCGCCTGCTGTACGAAAAGTATTTGAGGCTGAGGCCGGGTGATGTCGAGGCGCTCTACGGACTGGCGGTGTCTTATACGGAGGAGCACAATTACCGGTCTGTCGTTGAGATTGGCGAGATGGCGTTGATGAAGAATCCGGGTGAGGCGCGATTGCTGGCGCTGCTTGCACAAGCTTATGCAGGTCTGGGTGATCCGGATCGGGCGTTGGCGTTGTTCGCGGAGTATTTCAATGTGATTCCGGCAGGAGAACAGGCGCTTTACAAAGATTTGCAACTGGTGGCAAGGCCGGAGGAGTTGCAAGAATATGAATTGCTGCCAGAAGATGAGCGCGCAGCGTTTTTGGCGACGTTTTGGCGCAAGCGCGATTTGACGCTGATATCGGGTGGTCTTGCGCGCGAGGCAGAACACTATCGCCGGGTGTGGTTTGCACGGACGCATTTTGCAAAAGCTGTGCAGCCGTGGGACAGGCGTGGCGAGGTGTATATTCGGTTTGGGGAGCCGGATTATCGGTCGCGGTCACACGCGCCCAATGCGGTGCCGAGTGCCGAGGCCGAGGCGGTGAAGGAGCGATTGGCTCTGGATATTGAGGGTGGTTTTGTAGCGTCGGGTGAAATGACTGCGGAGTCGTTTTTTGGCGGTGTGGAGGATGAACAGCCGGTGGGGGATTACGAGGGTGTTAATCTGGTTGAGCCTGTTTATCCCGTGTCGTTTAACGAGCGGTCGGTGCCGTGGGAGTCGTGGATTTACACGCAGGTTGGCGGCGGTGTGGAGTTTGTGTTTGTGGATGAGTTGCTCAATGGCAAGTGGCAGTTTCCTTCGCTGCCAGATGGTACGCGCATGTCGGGTGAGCGATTGTCCGCGCTTTTGCGAATCCATCCGGGCGCGGTGTTGAACGATGTGGTGGCTTCCACACCGGAGTATTTTGATTTGCCGCCGGGGATTGAGCCGCTGGCGTTTTATTACGATGTGGCGCGTTTTAGAGGAGAAGAGGGCAAGACCGGGGTCGAGGTGTATTACGGGGTGCCGACGCTGGAGGTGGGTATTGAAAATGAGAATGGGCATGTGCGCCGTTCGGTGGTGATTTCAGACGATGAGGGTGAGGAGGTGTTTCGGACGCGGGATGATTTGTATTTTGGGGGTATTGATTCCGGGCAGTTGAAGAGAGGGACATTTGTGCCCGATGTGGCTTATCTGGAGGTGCCACCTGGGACCTATCGCATGGCGGTGCATTTGACCGATGTAAATTCGGGTAAGTGGGGGGTTTATGTGCAGGATCTGGAAGCGCCGGTATTTTCCGATTCACTGGCGATGAGCGATCTGGAACTGGCGTGGTCTATTGGCGATGAGGAGAGGTTTCACGACAAGTACCTCAAGGGCGATGTGTGGGTGATGCCGATGCCGTCGCGTAGCTTTGTGAATGATCGCAGTGTGTTTGTCTATTATGAGGTCTATAATTTGCAACGCGATGAGTTTGGACAGACGCGATACAAGGTGTCCTATACGATTCAGCAGGATGTGCGGTCGGGGTCTTCGATTTTTGGGCTGTTGAGTGGGGGATTCAAAAGATTGATGGCGAGGAATAGAAAACCACAGGTGGCGGTGAGTTATGAGCATGTGGGGCGAGATGTGTGGGAGCCGATCCATCTGGAGCTGGATTCAAAAAAGATGATTCTGGGCCTCAATCAGGTTGAGGTTGAGGTGACGGATTTGTCGAGTGGTCAATCCGTGAAGCGCGAGGCTATTTTTAGATTGGAACCACCGCCAGTGGCCGAGAGACAACGGCGAATTCAGGGCGATGATGTGCGGCAGGGTAGGGGCGGGAGGCGGGGTGGTGAACGACGGCGGTAG